A single region of the Nocardioides aurantiacus genome encodes:
- a CDS encoding type II secretion system F family protein: MSGWPAPAAATWSVAVGPAGLLAVGLAAVAAALAFRPRVVLDAPREAPGPVASRLVVAAVGLLAAAAWSWLGPRQLVLVGLGLAVAGATVRSVRRGRRRADADRRRGEVLEVCEAMAADLAAGQPPVRALERAADEWPELAPVAVAARVDADVPGALRAVGLLAGAGELRGVAAAWQVAHETGSGLAPAIAQAASAARGRRRTSRLVAAELAGARATARTLAALPALVALMAIGIGTDPVGFLTGTTGGLVCLTLGLGLSWLGLAWLERIGDRVLR; this comes from the coding sequence GTGAGCGGCTGGCCCGCTCCCGCCGCCGCGACCTGGTCGGTCGCCGTGGGGCCGGCGGGCCTGCTGGCGGTCGGCCTCGCCGCCGTGGCGGCCGCGCTGGCGTTCCGTCCCCGGGTCGTCCTCGACGCCCCGCGTGAGGCCCCCGGGCCGGTGGCGTCGCGGCTGGTGGTGGCGGCCGTGGGGCTGCTCGCGGCGGCCGCCTGGAGCTGGCTCGGTCCCCGACAGCTCGTGCTCGTCGGCCTGGGCCTGGCCGTGGCCGGGGCGACGGTGCGGTCGGTCCGCCGTGGACGGCGGCGGGCGGATGCCGACCGCCGCCGGGGCGAGGTGCTCGAGGTCTGCGAGGCGATGGCGGCCGACCTGGCGGCGGGCCAGCCGCCGGTCCGGGCGCTCGAACGTGCGGCCGACGAGTGGCCCGAGCTCGCACCGGTCGCCGTGGCGGCCCGGGTGGACGCTGACGTGCCGGGTGCGCTGCGGGCGGTCGGGCTCCTCGCCGGTGCAGGCGAGCTGCGCGGGGTCGCCGCCGCCTGGCAGGTGGCGCACGAGACCGGCTCGGGGCTGGCCCCGGCCATCGCCCAGGCGGCGTCCGCGGCCCGGGGCCGGCGGCGTACGTCGCGCCTGGTCGCCGCCGAGCTGGCCGGCGCCCGGGCCACGGCGCGCACCCTCGCGGCGCTGCCCGCCCTCGTCGCCCTGATGGCGATCGGGATCGGGACCGACCCCGTCGGGTTCCTCACCGGCACGACCGGGGGGCTGGTGTGCCTGACCCTCGGCCTGGGGCTCAGCTGGCTCGGCCTGGCGTGGCTGGAGCGCATCGGCGACCGGGTGCTGCGGTGA
- a CDS encoding ATPase, T2SS/T4P/T4SS family, with translation MDPADRIVLVEDAAELRPSHAHVVSLEARPANIEGAGEVTLRTLVRQALRMRPDRLVVGEVRGAEVVDMLAAMNTGHEGGCATLHANSATDVPSRVEALALAAGLSREATHSQLRSAVDVVVHLGRGRDGRRRVREVGVVGEGERGVEVQVGVGFADDGRLLPGPGLDRLTALVEP, from the coding sequence GTGGACCCCGCCGACCGGATCGTGCTGGTCGAGGACGCAGCCGAGCTCCGGCCCTCGCACGCGCACGTGGTCTCGCTCGAGGCGAGGCCGGCCAACATCGAGGGCGCGGGGGAGGTGACCCTGCGCACCCTGGTGCGGCAGGCGCTGCGGATGCGGCCCGACCGGCTCGTCGTGGGCGAGGTCCGCGGGGCCGAGGTCGTCGACATGCTCGCGGCGATGAACACCGGCCACGAGGGCGGCTGCGCGACCCTGCACGCCAACTCCGCCACCGACGTCCCGAGCCGGGTCGAGGCGCTGGCGCTGGCCGCCGGCCTCAGCCGGGAGGCGACCCACAGCCAGCTCCGCTCGGCCGTCGACGTCGTGGTGCACCTCGGTCGTGGCCGTGACGGTCGTCGCCGGGTCCGTGAGGTGGGTGTCGTCGGCGAGGGCGAGCGGGGCGTCGAGGTGCAGGTGGGGGTGGGGTTCGCCGACGATGGCCGGCTGCTGCCCGGGCCGGGCCTGGACCGCCTCACCGCACTGGTCGAGCCGTGA
- a CDS encoding TadE family type IV pilus minor pilin has translation MHHHRPGATARRSAPAAGDERGAVTAEAAMALPVLVLFTLAMAWLVSLGVTQVRALDAAREVARAAARSDSAGEAAALGRRVAPAGSRVSVEVGEDLVVARVSAPVRGPGGLFGALGSHTVEAEAVAAAEPGS, from the coding sequence ATGCACCACCACCGACCCGGCGCCACGGCCCGGCGCAGCGCGCCCGCCGCCGGCGACGAACGGGGCGCCGTCACCGCCGAGGCCGCGATGGCGCTGCCCGTCCTCGTGCTGTTCACCCTGGCCATGGCCTGGCTGGTCTCGCTCGGCGTGACCCAGGTCCGGGCGCTGGACGCCGCCCGCGAGGTCGCCCGTGCCGCGGCCCGGTCCGACTCCGCGGGCGAGGCGGCAGCGCTCGGCCGGCGCGTCGCCCCCGCCGGCAGCCGGGTCAGCGTCGAGGTCGGTGAGGACCTCGTCGTGGCCCGCGTCTCCGCCCCGGTCCGGGGTCCGGGTGGCCTGTTCGGCGCCCTCGGCTCCCACACCGTCGAGGCCGAGGCGGTCGCCGCGGCGGAGCCCGGGTCGTGA
- a CDS encoding Rv3654c family TadE-like protein: MRRPASGRDERGLAVVVSTALLGVLVTVTLAAVGVTSVVLGHRAAQSAADLASLAAAGAVQDGGDACGAARRVAVRNHARVVRCQVEGFVVTVETEARTGRLPGGALELRARARAGPVGQLP; encoded by the coding sequence GTGAGGCGGCCTGCCTCCGGCCGTGACGAGCGCGGCCTCGCGGTGGTGGTCTCCACCGCCCTGCTCGGAGTGCTGGTCACGGTCACCCTCGCCGCCGTCGGGGTCACCTCGGTCGTGCTGGGCCACCGAGCCGCCCAGTCGGCCGCCGACCTCGCCTCCCTCGCCGCCGCCGGCGCCGTCCAGGACGGTGGCGACGCCTGCGGTGCGGCCCGCCGGGTGGCGGTGCGCAACCACGCGCGGGTGGTGCGGTGCCAGGTGGAGGGCTTCGTGGTGACGGTCGAGACCGAGGCCCGGACGGGCCGGTTGCCGGGCGGAGCGCTCGAGCTGCGGGCCCGGGCTCGGGCCGGCCCGGTGGGGCAGCTGCCCTAG
- a CDS encoding type II secretion system F family protein encodes MTPAAAVVVALLVGACVLLAAPPRALALPAPTGTGGRASRASGSGDERALLARLRAPLACLVALGAWALLGGVVGTVAAPVAGAVAWRVLGRAEDPALARRRERLDEELPTGVDLLAACLDAGAAPEAALVTVGRALGGPVEEELLAVHARLELGVDPATVWHDLASHPQLGPLGRTVARAHDSGASVATAVRGLAAELRERAEAEVEARARSIEVSAAAPLGLCLLPAFVLLGIVPLVAGAFASMSVFR; translated from the coding sequence GTGACACCGGCCGCCGCGGTCGTGGTGGCCCTCCTCGTGGGGGCCTGCGTCCTGCTCGCGGCCCCGCCCCGGGCACTCGCGCTGCCGGCTCCGACAGGCACGGGGGGCCGGGCTTCCCGCGCCTCCGGCAGCGGGGACGAGCGCGCCCTCCTCGCCCGGCTGCGGGCGCCGCTCGCGTGCCTCGTCGCGCTCGGCGCCTGGGCGCTGCTGGGCGGGGTGGTCGGGACGGTCGCGGCCCCGGTGGCGGGAGCGGTCGCCTGGCGGGTGTTGGGCCGGGCCGAGGACCCGGCGCTGGCGCGACGGCGCGAGCGGCTCGACGAGGAGCTGCCGACGGGTGTCGACCTGCTCGCCGCCTGCCTCGACGCGGGAGCGGCGCCCGAGGCCGCGCTGGTGACGGTGGGTCGGGCGCTGGGCGGCCCGGTCGAGGAGGAGCTGCTGGCCGTGCACGCGCGGCTCGAGCTCGGTGTCGACCCCGCGACGGTGTGGCACGACCTCGCCTCCCATCCCCAGCTGGGGCCGCTGGGCCGCACCGTCGCGCGGGCGCACGACAGCGGCGCGTCGGTCGCGACGGCCGTGCGCGGCCTGGCCGCGGAGCTGCGCGAGCGCGCGGAGGCCGAGGTCGAGGCCCGCGCCCGGAGCATCGAGGTGAGCGCCGCCGCACCCCTCGGCCTGTGCCTGCTGCCGGCCTTCGTGCTGCTCGGCATCGTGCCCCTCGTGGCCGGTGCGTTCGCCTCGATGTCGGTGTTCCGGTAG
- a CDS encoding DEAD/DEAH box helicase, whose product MQVLDVEALVGRLSGAPGREDGLTHLEVLEAREARHAPWPEWLHPDVRDAVVRRGVTLPWTHQRRAADLAHGGTHVVLSTGTASGKSLGYLLPALHAVESQRGPKGQRGAAVLYLSPTKALAQDQLAAVRRLGLPDLRASTHDGDSTPELREWTRDHGEYVLTNPDMLHRSMLPGHERWSRFWGALRYVVVDECHHYRGVFGAHVAQVLRRLRRVAALHGAHPTFVLASATVAEPEVSARRLTGLDVTAVTDDGSPRGRTAIALWEPPFVPGVGENGAPVRRSAASEVAGLLTDLVVDRVRTLAFVRSRRGVETVALSARRQLAEVDPALVDQIAAYRGGYLPEERRALEDALRDGRLTGVAATNALELGIDVSGLDAVLLAGFPGTRAALWQQVGRAGRAATDALGLMVARDDPLDTYLVHHPEALLGAPVEACVFDPDNPYVLGPHLCAAAAESPLRHEDLPLFGPGARTAVDALTAGGLLRRRPHGWFWTDRSRASDLADIRSTGGPAVRLVEDVTGRVLGTVDHAASHGTVHPGAVYLHQGETWMVSELDLEESVAVLHRDDPDHSTSAREVVDIEVLGERESTSWGRARLTLGDVRVTHQVVSFLKRRVPSGEVIAEEPLDLPERTLQTSAVWWTLPPAVLAECGVDERDLPGAAHAAEHASIGLLPLFATCDRWDIGGVSTALHPDTGMLTVFVHDGHPGGSGFAERGYAAAGRWLRATREAIASCGCAEGCPSCVQSPKCGNQNNPLDKAGAVALLDVLLAGAPADPPRAPEPRPAGRAG is encoded by the coding sequence GTGCAGGTCCTGGACGTCGAAGCACTCGTGGGGCGGCTCAGTGGCGCGCCCGGACGCGAGGACGGCCTGACCCACCTCGAGGTGCTCGAGGCCCGCGAGGCGCGGCACGCGCCCTGGCCGGAGTGGCTCCACCCCGACGTGCGCGACGCCGTCGTCCGGCGCGGCGTGACACTGCCCTGGACCCACCAGCGCCGGGCCGCCGACCTGGCCCACGGCGGCACCCACGTGGTCCTCTCCACCGGCACCGCGTCGGGCAAGTCGCTGGGCTACCTGCTGCCCGCGCTCCACGCCGTCGAGTCGCAGCGCGGCCCCAAGGGCCAGCGCGGCGCCGCGGTGCTCTACCTCTCCCCCACCAAGGCGCTGGCCCAGGACCAGCTGGCCGCCGTGCGCCGCCTCGGCCTGCCGGACCTGCGCGCCTCGACCCACGACGGCGACTCCACGCCCGAGCTGCGCGAGTGGACCCGTGACCACGGGGAGTACGTCCTGACCAACCCCGACATGCTGCACCGCTCGATGCTGCCCGGCCACGAGCGGTGGTCGCGGTTCTGGGGCGCGCTGCGCTACGTCGTGGTCGACGAGTGCCACCACTACCGCGGTGTCTTCGGGGCCCACGTCGCGCAGGTCCTGCGACGACTGCGACGGGTCGCTGCGCTGCACGGCGCCCACCCCACGTTCGTGCTGGCCTCGGCCACCGTCGCCGAGCCCGAGGTATCGGCCCGACGGCTGACCGGCCTCGACGTCACGGCCGTCACCGACGACGGGTCACCGCGGGGACGCACCGCGATCGCGCTGTGGGAGCCGCCCTTCGTCCCCGGCGTCGGCGAGAACGGCGCGCCCGTGCGGCGCTCGGCGGCCAGCGAGGTCGCCGGCCTGCTGACCGACCTCGTGGTCGACCGGGTCCGCACGCTGGCCTTCGTCCGCTCCCGCCGAGGGGTGGAGACGGTGGCGCTCTCCGCCCGGCGTCAGCTCGCCGAGGTCGACCCCGCGTTGGTCGACCAGATCGCGGCCTACCGCGGCGGCTACCTGCCCGAGGAGCGCCGGGCCCTCGAGGACGCGCTGCGCGACGGCCGGCTGACCGGGGTCGCGGCCACCAACGCCCTCGAGCTCGGCATCGACGTGAGCGGGCTCGACGCCGTGCTCCTCGCCGGCTTCCCCGGCACCCGGGCGGCGCTGTGGCAGCAGGTCGGCCGCGCCGGCCGGGCCGCCACCGACGCGCTCGGGCTGATGGTGGCCCGCGACGACCCGCTCGACACCTACCTCGTTCACCACCCCGAGGCGCTGCTGGGCGCCCCCGTCGAGGCATGTGTCTTCGACCCCGACAACCCCTACGTCCTGGGACCCCACCTGTGCGCGGCGGCGGCCGAGTCGCCGCTGCGCCACGAGGACCTGCCGCTCTTCGGCCCCGGCGCCCGCACGGCGGTGGACGCGCTGACGGCGGGCGGCCTGCTGCGCCGACGCCCCCACGGCTGGTTCTGGACCGACCGCAGCCGGGCCAGCGACCTGGCCGACATCCGCTCCACGGGCGGGCCGGCCGTGCGCCTCGTCGAGGACGTCACCGGACGGGTGCTCGGCACCGTCGACCACGCCGCCTCCCACGGCACGGTCCACCCGGGCGCGGTCTACCTCCACCAGGGCGAGACCTGGATGGTCTCCGAGCTCGACCTCGAGGAGTCGGTGGCCGTGCTCCACCGCGACGACCCCGACCACTCCACCTCGGCCCGCGAGGTCGTCGACATCGAGGTGCTCGGCGAGCGCGAGTCGACCTCGTGGGGTCGGGCGCGGCTGACGCTGGGCGACGTGCGGGTGACCCACCAGGTCGTCTCCTTCCTCAAGCGCCGGGTGCCCTCGGGCGAGGTGATCGCCGAGGAGCCGCTCGACCTGCCCGAGCGCACCCTGCAGACGAGCGCGGTCTGGTGGACGCTGCCCCCCGCGGTGCTCGCGGAGTGCGGCGTCGACGAGCGCGACCTGCCCGGCGCCGCACACGCGGCCGAGCACGCCTCGATCGGCCTGCTCCCGCTGTTCGCGACCTGCGACCGCTGGGACATCGGCGGCGTCTCCACCGCGCTGCACCCCGACACCGGCATGCTCACCGTCTTCGTCCACGACGGACACCCGGGTGGGTCCGGTTTCGCGGAGCGGGGGTACGCCGCCGCGGGCCGCTGGCTGCGGGCCACCCGCGAGGCCATCGCCTCGTGCGGCTGCGCCGAGGGCTGCCCCTCCTGCGTGCAGTCGCCCAAGTGCGGCAACCAGAACAACCCGCTCGACAAGGCCGGCGCGGTCGCCCTCCTCGACGTGCTGCTCGCCGGCGCCCCGGCCGACCCGCCCCGGGCACCCGAGCCCCGACCGGCCGGCCGCGCGGGCTAG
- a CDS encoding STAS domain-containing protein, translated as MDLSLQTREVADRTIVAVGGEIDVYTAPKLRDKITELVGEGHHHLVIDMEGVDFLDSTGLGVLVGGLKKVRAHDGSMALICSQDRLLKIFRITGLAKVFTIHDSEEQALSA; from the coding sequence GTGGATCTTTCGCTGCAGACACGCGAGGTGGCTGACCGCACCATCGTCGCCGTCGGTGGTGAGATCGACGTCTACACCGCCCCCAAGCTGCGGGACAAGATCACCGAGCTGGTCGGCGAGGGCCACCACCACCTCGTGATCGACATGGAGGGCGTCGACTTCCTCGACTCCACCGGTCTCGGCGTCCTGGTCGGCGGCCTGAAGAAGGTCCGCGCCCACGACGGCTCGATGGCGCTGATCTGCTCCCAGGACCGGCTGCTCAAGATCTTCCGGATCACCGGCCTGGCCAAGGTCTTCACCATCCACGACTCCGAGGAGCAGGCGCTCAGCGCCTGA
- a CDS encoding DUF4244 domain-containing protein, whose translation MKNASLAPVGDQTTSELPVAAARLRGEDGATTAEYATVTGAGVGFGALLFKFLTSDAGQELLQTIFRGIGSLLPF comes from the coding sequence ATGAAGAACGCATCCCTCGCCCCCGTCGGTGACCAGACCACCTCCGAGCTCCCGGTGGCGGCCGCGCGGCTCCGCGGCGAGGACGGCGCGACCACCGCCGAGTACGCCACGGTCACCGGGGCCGGCGTCGGCTTCGGTGCGCTGCTGTTCAAGTTCCTCACCAGCGACGCGGGTCAGGAGCTGCTGCAGACCATCTTCCGCGGCATCGGCAGCCTGCTGCCCTTCTAG